A region of Saccharococcus thermophilus DNA encodes the following proteins:
- a CDS encoding ABC transporter ATP-binding protein produces the protein MIRVKHLHKSFRVHTRQAGWLEAVRSLWRREYRVVEAVKDISFTIEKGEIVGFLGPNGAGKTTTMKMLAGLLHPTSGEITVGGFVPFEQKAEFKKMMSLVMGQKSQLIWDIPPMETFLVNKAIYEIDDRAFRETLDELVELLELAPLLDKPTRSLSLGQRMRCELAAALLHRPQVLFLDEPTIGLDVHTQEKVRRFIVDYNREHETTILLTSHYMGDVTALCDRVMIINYGKLIYDGELTVLTEKLAPYKRLEVRFAKVPDVRWEDYGEVVEMEDGNVALRVAREKVAEVSAHFLQHFQVHDINIQDPPMEEVITRAFQEGIS, from the coding sequence ATGATTCGCGTGAAGCATTTGCATAAATCATTTCGCGTCCACACCCGCCAAGCGGGCTGGCTGGAGGCCGTGCGCAGCTTGTGGAGGCGCGAATATCGGGTGGTGGAAGCAGTCAAAGATATTTCGTTTACGATTGAAAAAGGGGAAATTGTCGGGTTTTTGGGCCCGAACGGAGCGGGAAAGACGACGACGATGAAGATGCTGGCCGGTCTGTTGCATCCGACTTCGGGAGAAATTACAGTTGGCGGCTTCGTTCCGTTTGAACAAAAAGCGGAATTTAAAAAAATGATGAGTTTAGTGATGGGGCAAAAAAGCCAGCTCATTTGGGATATCCCGCCGATGGAAACATTTTTAGTCAATAAGGCGATTTATGAAATCGATGACCGGGCGTTTCGCGAGACATTGGACGAATTGGTCGAATTGCTCGAGTTAGCGCCGCTTCTAGACAAACCAACGCGCAGTTTGTCGCTCGGGCAGCGGATGCGCTGCGAGCTGGCGGCGGCGCTATTGCATCGTCCGCAAGTATTGTTTTTAGACGAGCCGACGATCGGGCTTGATGTCCATACACAGGAAAAAGTGCGCCGTTTTATCGTGGATTACAACCGCGAGCATGAAACGACCATTTTGCTGACGTCGCATTATATGGGCGATGTGACGGCGTTGTGCGACCGCGTCATGATTATCAATTATGGAAAGCTGATTTATGATGGGGAGCTGACGGTGCTGACGGAGAAACTCGCCCCATACAAGCGGCTTGAAGTTCGTTTTGCCAAAGTGCCTGACGTGCGCTGGGAAGATTACGGAGAGGTTGTGGAAATGGAAGACGGCAATGTGGCGTTGCGGGTGGCGCGGGAGAAAGTGGCAGAAGTATCGGCGCATTTTTTGCAGCATTTCCAAGTCCATGACATTAACATTCAAGACCCGCCGATGGAAGAAGTGATTACGCGCGCGTTTCAGGAGGGAATTTCATGA
- a CDS encoding FecCD family ABC transporter permease, with protein sequence METVIREIDQKSSSRPWAAVLVLVFGLSAILFSIAASISVGAADIRLATVWDALFHYDARQTAHAVIRDLRLPRSLADVLVGAGFAVAGAIMQGMTRNPLADAGLLGINAGSTLAVAVCFAFFSGLSYQAIIFWSFCGAAVAAALVYGVSALSRGGVTPIRLVLAGAAVSALFTSLSEGIAIHFQLSQELAFWFVGGVAGVKWSQLKLLAPWLVSAFVFALLLGRSITLLSFGEEVAAGLGQKTKMVKLAGAIVVLMLAGGAVSAVGPIGFVGLIVPHLARFVVGVDYRYVIPCSAVLGGLLMIWADIGARMINPPYETPIGVLFALIGVPFFLYVSRKRKGEFA encoded by the coding sequence ATGGAAACAGTAATACGAGAAATAGATCAGAAATCGTCATCGCGCCCGTGGGCGGCGGTGCTGGTGCTAGTCTTTGGGCTTAGCGCCATTCTTTTTAGCATCGCCGCATCAATATCGGTCGGCGCGGCGGATATCCGTTTAGCGACCGTGTGGGATGCGCTTTTCCATTACGATGCGCGGCAAACCGCCCACGCTGTGATCCGGGATTTGCGCCTGCCCCGTTCCCTTGCCGATGTGCTTGTCGGTGCGGGTTTTGCGGTTGCGGGCGCGATCATGCAAGGAATGACGAGAAATCCGCTTGCTGATGCCGGGCTGTTAGGGATTAATGCTGGTTCGACATTAGCGGTGGCGGTCTGTTTTGCGTTTTTTTCCGGTCTTTCATATCAAGCGATCATCTTTTGGTCGTTTTGCGGCGCCGCGGTTGCTGCGGCGCTCGTGTATGGGGTCAGCGCGCTTTCTAGAGGCGGCGTAACGCCGATTCGCCTCGTGCTGGCGGGCGCCGCGGTCAGTGCCTTATTTACATCGCTTAGCGAAGGAATCGCGATCCATTTTCAACTCAGCCAGGAATTGGCGTTTTGGTTTGTCGGCGGTGTGGCGGGAGTGAAATGGAGCCAGCTGAAACTGCTGGCGCCTTGGCTTGTTTCTGCTTTCGTTTTCGCCTTATTATTGGGACGGTCGATAACACTTCTCAGTTTTGGCGAGGAAGTAGCGGCCGGATTAGGGCAAAAAACGAAAATGGTGAAGTTAGCGGGAGCGATTGTGGTGCTGATGCTTGCCGGCGGCGCGGTGTCGGCGGTCGGCCCGATCGGGTTTGTCGGACTCATTGTTCCTCATTTGGCCCGCTTTGTTGTTGGTGTCGATTATCGCTATGTCATTCCGTGTTCCGCGGTGCTTGGCGGGTTATTGATGATTTGGGCCGACATTGGCGCGCGGATGATCAATCCTCCGTATGAAACGCCGATCGGCGTGCTGTTTGCGTTAATCGGGGTGCCGTTTTTCCTGTATGTCTCCCGCAAACGAAAGGGGGAATTTGCATGA
- a CDS encoding ABC transporter permease, whose protein sequence is MIRKYIALLRMKYIEMLAYRLATIVWMTGAIVQPLITMAVWMNIDPSQSDAFLFYFMAVIFVERMTSAWDVWELDREIREGEFSNYILRPLHPIHWAIAENVVYKALFAAILAPIWAIAALFVPALRFDVTGGQALLFLAAVLLGAALRFLLSYICGLLGFWITKVIAVYGVLEVVSLFLSGRIAPLSMLPPLLQQWSIFLPFRYMIGFPIDIVTGSANGHDMLQGFAIASIWVAVFMIALQWIWKAGLKKNQAVGG, encoded by the coding sequence ATGATTCGTAAATATATTGCCCTTCTGCGCATGAAATATATCGAAATGTTAGCCTATCGACTTGCAACGATTGTCTGGATGACGGGAGCGATTGTTCAGCCGCTCATTACAATGGCTGTATGGATGAACATTGATCCGTCCCAAAGCGACGCTTTCCTCTTTTACTTTATGGCGGTCATTTTTGTCGAGCGGATGACGAGTGCGTGGGACGTTTGGGAGCTGGACCGCGAAATTCGCGAAGGGGAGTTTTCAAACTATATTTTGCGGCCGCTTCACCCGATTCATTGGGCGATTGCGGAAAATGTGGTGTATAAAGCATTGTTTGCTGCCATCTTGGCTCCGATATGGGCGATAGCGGCGCTGTTTGTGCCCGCGCTTCGCTTTGACGTGACAGGAGGACAGGCGCTTCTGTTTTTGGCGGCGGTGCTGCTTGGCGCTGCGCTTCGCTTTTTGCTCAGCTACATTTGCGGACTGCTCGGCTTTTGGATTACCAAAGTCATAGCGGTCTATGGCGTGCTAGAAGTGGTTTCCTTATTTTTATCGGGACGGATTGCACCGCTGTCCATGCTTCCGCCGCTTTTGCAGCAATGGAGCATCTTTTTGCCGTTTCGCTATATGATCGGGTTTCCGATTGACATCGTTACCGGATCGGCCAACGGCCATGATATGCTGCAAGGTTTTGCCATCGCGTCGATTTGGGTCGCGGTGTTCATGATTGCTTTGCAGTGGATATGGAAAGCGGGATTAAAGAAAAATCAGGCGGTAGGTGGTTAA
- a CDS encoding acetoacetate--CoA ligase, with the protein MKAITEGTVLWKPTKEQIEKSNIRRYMDWLKEKKGLSFETYRQLWTWSVEQLEDFWETVWEYCGVKSVTPYHCVLEERKMPGAKWFPGATLNYAEHVFRHVRDDRPALIFRSERVPYREVSWQELKEKTAAVANALKKIGVKPGDRVVGYMPNIPETVIAFLACASIGAIWSCCSPDFGAGSVIDRFLQIEPTVLFAIDGCQYNGKEFDKMPIVQELREKLPSLKKTILLPYWREQVQAPDDSVLLWEDIIQEKGELSYEYVPFDHPLWILYSSGTTGLPKPIVQGHGGILLEHLKLFIIAENMTKESTFFWFTTTGWMMWNFLIGGLLVGATVVLYDGSPTYPDGNVLWDLAEKAKITHFGTSAAFINVCMKLGLKPKESYDLSHLQTVLSTGSPLTVEGFVWVYENVKEDINLASCSGGTDVCTAFVGGSPILPVRAGVISCRSLGANVQAFDENGNPLMNEVGELVITEPMPSMPLFFWNDRNHERYISSYFDTYPGVWKHGDWIKIDEEGGCVIYGRSDSTINRAGVRMGTSEIYRAVEAVDEVLESLIIDLEMMGRTSFMPLFVVLKPGAVLDEALKEKIKQAIRQNVSPRFVPDEIYEVKQIPKTLNGKKMEIPIRKLLLGFPLEKAVNPGSMANPESLDFFIELSTKLASHVKNR; encoded by the coding sequence ATGAAAGCGATTACGGAAGGGACAGTGCTTTGGAAACCGACAAAAGAGCAAATAGAAAAATCCAACATTCGACGTTATATGGACTGGCTTAAAGAAAAAAAAGGACTTTCTTTTGAAACATATCGGCAATTATGGACATGGTCGGTGGAGCAGCTAGAAGATTTTTGGGAAACGGTGTGGGAATATTGCGGAGTTAAATCAGTGACTCCATATCACTGTGTGCTGGAAGAACGCAAAATGCCTGGTGCAAAATGGTTCCCAGGAGCAACATTAAATTATGCGGAGCACGTATTCCGCCATGTACGCGATGACCGTCCAGCGCTTATTTTCCGTTCGGAACGCGTCCCGTACCGGGAAGTATCCTGGCAGGAGTTAAAGGAAAAAACGGCCGCTGTGGCAAACGCTCTTAAAAAAATCGGCGTCAAGCCGGGAGACCGTGTTGTTGGGTATATGCCGAACATTCCGGAAACAGTGATCGCCTTCTTGGCGTGCGCAAGCATTGGCGCGATTTGGTCGTGCTGTTCGCCGGATTTTGGCGCGGGCAGCGTCATTGACCGCTTCTTGCAAATCGAACCGACCGTGCTGTTTGCGATCGACGGCTGCCAATATAACGGCAAAGAATTTGATAAGATGCCAATCGTTCAGGAATTGCGCGAAAAACTGCCATCCCTGAAAAAGACGATTTTGCTTCCGTATTGGCGCGAACAGGTGCAAGCGCCAGATGATTCCGTGTTATTATGGGAGGATATTATTCAGGAAAAAGGCGAGCTTTCCTACGAATATGTACCGTTTGACCATCCGCTTTGGATTTTGTATTCTTCGGGGACAACCGGATTGCCAAAGCCAATCGTGCAAGGGCATGGCGGCATTTTGCTGGAGCATTTAAAGTTGTTCATAATCGCGGAAAATATGACAAAGGAGAGCACCTTTTTCTGGTTTACGACAACGGGATGGATGATGTGGAATTTTCTCATCGGCGGCTTGCTGGTCGGGGCAACAGTGGTGCTTTATGACGGCAGTCCGACCTATCCGGATGGAAACGTATTATGGGATCTGGCCGAAAAAGCGAAAATTACCCATTTTGGTACGAGTGCAGCGTTTATCAACGTATGTATGAAACTTGGACTGAAGCCGAAAGAATCGTACGACTTGTCCCATTTGCAGACGGTTCTTTCGACCGGGTCTCCGCTCACTGTCGAAGGATTTGTCTGGGTATACGAAAACGTCAAGGAAGATATTAATTTAGCCTCCTGCAGCGGGGGGACGGATGTATGCACCGCCTTTGTCGGCGGCTCGCCGATTTTGCCGGTCCGCGCTGGCGTCATTTCCTGCCGCTCGTTAGGAGCAAATGTGCAGGCATTTGATGAAAATGGCAATCCATTAATGAATGAAGTCGGGGAGCTCGTGATTACCGAACCGATGCCGTCGATGCCGTTATTTTTCTGGAACGACCGCAATCATGAACGCTATATTAGCAGCTATTTTGATACGTATCCAGGGGTTTGGAAGCATGGCGACTGGATTAAAATCGATGAGGAAGGCGGCTGCGTCATTTACGGACGCTCTGATTCTACGATTAACCGCGCCGGTGTCCGCATGGGCACAAGCGAGATTTATCGCGCCGTGGAAGCGGTCGACGAAGTGCTCGAAAGCCTGATCATCGATTTAGAAATGATGGGCAGAACCTCGTTTATGCCGCTCTTTGTCGTATTGAAACCGGGTGCAGTGCTCGATGAGGCGTTAAAAGAGAAAATCAAGCAAGCCATCCGGCAGAACGTGTCGCCGCGCTTTGTCCCAGATGAAATTTACGAAGTGAAGCAGATTCCAAAAACGTTAAACGGAAAGAAAATGGAAATTCCAATCCGCAAGCTGTTGCTCGGATTCCCGCTCGAAAAAGCGGTCAATCCAGGATCGATGGCAAATCCGGAATCGTTGGATTTCTTTATTGAGCTGTCTACTAAACTAGCAAGTCATGTAAAAAACAGATAA
- a CDS encoding iron-hydroxamate ABC transporter substrate-binding protein, translating to MRMKKRNIAWIIMVALILVFTAACGNEKNNAATEKQAKTEEKAMKTFTMANGKKVEIPVHPKRVVMPYEFLGNSLALGVKPVGVTQAVMENPYIKEQAKGIENVGNPISLEKVVELKPDLIIVYLEDQYKQLSKIAPTVFIPFGHYKNIQEEMRVFGELLGKQKEAEQWIQQFEEKAAAAREKIKGVIGKNETVGIYKLQGKDFYAIGDNFGHAGQIIYNALQLTPPEKIKQEVIQGPQWKLISLEALPDYAADHMFWTVYKMDGTEQAEKELKNSAIWKNLNAVKNHHVYNMKIEDIWFSDAISLEHQLDLVVDTLLSAKQK from the coding sequence ATGCGGATGAAAAAAAGAAATATAGCATGGATCATCATGGTGGCGCTTATTCTCGTATTCACAGCCGCCTGCGGAAACGAGAAAAATAATGCGGCCACGGAAAAGCAGGCAAAAACAGAAGAGAAAGCAATGAAGACATTTACGATGGCAAACGGCAAAAAAGTCGAAATTCCCGTTCACCCGAAACGCGTGGTGATGCCGTACGAGTTTTTAGGAAACTCGTTGGCGCTCGGGGTCAAACCAGTCGGTGTCACGCAGGCGGTCATGGAAAACCCGTACATAAAAGAACAAGCGAAAGGGATTGAAAACGTTGGTAACCCGATTTCCCTTGAAAAAGTCGTTGAATTAAAACCTGATTTGATTATTGTATATTTAGAAGACCAATACAAACAGCTATCGAAAATCGCTCCAACTGTTTTCATTCCATTTGGCCATTATAAAAACATTCAGGAAGAAATGCGCGTATTTGGCGAGCTTCTCGGCAAGCAAAAGGAGGCGGAGCAATGGATTCAACAATTTGAGGAGAAAGCGGCAGCCGCCCGTGAAAAAATTAAAGGTGTCATTGGCAAAAATGAAACCGTTGGTATTTATAAACTGCAAGGAAAAGATTTTTATGCCATCGGCGACAATTTTGGCCACGCCGGTCAAATTATTTACAACGCTCTGCAGCTGACACCGCCAGAAAAAATTAAACAAGAAGTGATCCAAGGCCCGCAATGGAAATTAATTTCACTCGAAGCGTTGCCTGACTATGCCGCTGATCATATGTTTTGGACGGTATATAAAATGGACGGAACCGAACAGGCGGAAAAAGAGCTGAAAAACAGCGCGATTTGGAAAAACTTAAACGCGGTTAAAAATCATCATGTTTATAACATGAAGATCGAAGACATTTGGTTTTCGGATGCCATTTCACTTGAACATCAGCTTGATCTTGTTGTCGATACGCTTCTTTCCGCCAAGCAAAAATAG
- a CDS encoding FecCD family ABC transporter permease translates to MSRRRMVIPFLFLCLLVIVAISLHAGASSMDPMEVVKTLVGMGTAQQKLILFEFRLPRMLVAILAGAGLALSGCVIQTISRNPLADPGLLGISTGAGVAVVLYLSLFPTGADAPALFLPFLAFIGGALAAGLVFALSYERQQGLLPGRIVLTGVAVAAGLSALMTVLSLRLSRELYQFAAVWLTGSIWGATWDYVWALLPWVMGLFLFASYKARVLDALSFGETIATGLGAAVTKEQLQLLAAAVALAAASVSVSGGIGFIGLIAPHLARRLVGAHHAYVVPASALLGACLLLGADTVGRAVLQPSEIHAGIVVAIVGAPYFLYVLARSAR, encoded by the coding sequence ATGAGCCGCCGTCGTATGGTGATTCCATTTCTTTTCCTTTGTTTGCTTGTGATCGTCGCCATCAGCCTTCATGCAGGAGCAAGCAGCATGGATCCGATGGAAGTGGTAAAAACGCTTGTTGGCATGGGGACGGCACAGCAGAAGCTTATTTTATTTGAGTTTCGTCTTCCACGCATGTTGGTTGCGATACTAGCGGGCGCCGGGCTGGCGCTGTCCGGATGCGTCATTCAAACGATATCGCGCAACCCGCTTGCCGACCCGGGCCTTTTAGGGATCTCCACCGGTGCGGGAGTCGCTGTCGTTCTATATCTTTCCCTGTTTCCAACGGGGGCGGATGCCCCGGCGCTCTTTCTCCCGTTTCTTGCTTTTATCGGCGGCGCGCTGGCGGCCGGTCTCGTGTTTGCATTGTCGTACGAGCGGCAGCAAGGGCTGCTTCCTGGGCGCATCGTTTTGACAGGTGTGGCGGTCGCCGCGGGGTTAAGCGCGCTCATGACGGTGCTGTCGCTGCGGCTGAGCAGAGAGCTGTATCAGTTTGCGGCGGTTTGGCTGACGGGAAGCATTTGGGGAGCGACGTGGGACTATGTGTGGGCGCTGTTGCCATGGGTGATGGGGCTGTTTCTTTTCGCGTCTTACAAAGCCCGTGTGCTGGACGCGTTATCGTTCGGCGAAACGATCGCCACCGGGCTTGGGGCGGCGGTGACAAAAGAGCAGCTGCAGTTGCTGGCGGCCGCCGTTGCTCTAGCGGCTGCCTCCGTATCCGTAAGCGGGGGGATCGGATTTATTGGACTCATCGCCCCGCATCTGGCGCGGCGGCTTGTCGGCGCGCATCATGCGTATGTTGTGCCGGCGTCGGCATTACTTGGCGCATGTTTGTTATTAGGGGCAGATACGGTTGGCCGCGCGGTGCTTCAGCCATCGGAAATTCACGCCGGCATCGTCGTCGCCATTGTCGGTGCGCCGTACTTTTTATACGTACTGGCGCGCTCCGCCCGCTGA
- a CDS encoding FeoA family protein yields the protein MAGAKISRLSDSKPGERFRIAKLDINDAIMKRRLLDLGFVPGCEVTVLQKSPLGDPTAYRVFQTTVALRKEESDHIYGERIRHDTK from the coding sequence ATGGCAGGAGCAAAAATTTCCCGATTATCCGACTCTAAACCAGGAGAACGTTTTCGCATTGCGAAATTGGATATAAATGATGCCATCATGAAGCGAAGATTGCTAGATTTAGGGTTTGTGCCCGGCTGTGAAGTCACGGTGCTGCAAAAAAGCCCGCTTGGCGACCCGACGGCCTATCGGGTATTTCAAACGACCGTTGCTCTAAGAAAAGAAGAGAGCGACCATATCTACGGGGAGAGAATCCGACATGACACGAAATAA